Proteins from a genomic interval of Sphingobacterium sp. SYP-B4668:
- a CDS encoding 3-hydroxyacyl-CoA dehydrogenase/enoyl-CoA hydratase family protein yields MNNRSIKKVAVLGSGVMGSRIACHFANIGVEVLLLDIVPKELLPAESAKGLTLDNKFVRNRIVNQSLETAVKSNPSPIYSKSFVKRIKTGNFDDDLKDIGQVDWIIEVVVERLDIKKSVFERIEQFRKPGTLVTSNTSGIPIHLMTEGRSEDFKDHFCGTHFFNPPRYLQLLEIIPTPHTNKEVVDFLVHYGDKFLGKTVVLCKDTPAFIGNRIGVYSMLALTHLVEPLGLTVEEVDKYTGPAMGHPKSATFRTADVVGLDTLVNVANGLAQNAPDDEAKGVFQLPAFITTMVENKWLGEKTKKGFYEKVKDDKGDSEILSLNLKTLTFGPQEKVKSPTLEATKQVEDIRKRMKVYEQGKDKAAELFRAMHYPLFEYVSNRVPEITDDFFRIDDAMRAGFGWEIGPFEVWDALGVRETIEKIKAEEKRLPGQRGEVAKWVHDMLDAGFDSFYKVENGVRYFYDIASKSYKPIPGTQELIVLDHIRDSKTIWKNSGVSIIDLGDGIINCEFHTKMNTIGGDVIQGLNKAIDLAEKEYRGLVISNDGKNFSAGANIGMIFMMAVEQDYEELNMAVRAFQNTSMRIRYSSIPVVAAPFQLALGGGCEFSMHADFVQLHAETYMGLVEFGVGVIPGGGGSKEFALRASDEYKDDQIVQNTLKDRFLTIGQAKVSTSAVEAYELGYLQQGKYAITMNRARLLADAKAKALELADAGYVQPAPRHDIKVLGNAGLGIVYVGASSMRAGNYISDHDKKISEKLGWVMCGGDLSAPTEVSEQYLLDLERKAFLELCAERKTLERIQFMLTKGKPLRN; encoded by the coding sequence ATGAATAACAGAAGTATTAAAAAAGTAGCAGTCTTGGGCTCTGGTGTTATGGGATCTAGGATTGCTTGCCACTTTGCTAATATTGGGGTAGAGGTATTGCTTTTGGACATTGTGCCTAAAGAACTACTTCCGGCGGAGTCGGCCAAAGGATTGACCCTGGATAACAAATTCGTTCGCAATCGTATCGTTAACCAGTCGTTGGAAACCGCTGTTAAATCTAATCCGTCACCGATTTACAGCAAATCATTCGTGAAAAGGATTAAGACGGGCAACTTTGACGACGATTTGAAAGATATTGGACAAGTCGATTGGATTATCGAAGTTGTGGTCGAACGTTTGGATATCAAAAAATCTGTATTCGAGCGAATTGAGCAATTTCGTAAACCAGGGACATTGGTTACGTCCAATACTTCGGGTATACCCATTCACCTGATGACAGAGGGCAGGAGTGAAGATTTCAAAGACCATTTCTGTGGTACTCACTTTTTCAATCCCCCAAGGTATCTTCAATTGCTCGAAATCATCCCTACACCGCACACGAATAAAGAGGTGGTAGATTTTTTGGTTCATTATGGAGACAAATTTTTAGGCAAGACAGTTGTATTATGTAAAGATACTCCCGCTTTTATAGGGAATAGGATTGGGGTATACTCCATGTTGGCATTGACTCATCTTGTCGAGCCATTGGGACTGACCGTTGAAGAAGTTGACAAATACACCGGTCCGGCTATGGGGCATCCCAAATCCGCCACCTTCCGCACTGCTGATGTGGTTGGATTGGACACCTTAGTCAATGTTGCAAATGGTTTGGCCCAAAATGCCCCTGATGATGAAGCCAAAGGCGTCTTCCAACTCCCAGCCTTCATCACTACGATGGTGGAAAACAAGTGGCTAGGCGAGAAAACTAAAAAAGGATTCTACGAGAAGGTAAAAGATGATAAAGGCGATTCGGAAATCTTATCACTCAATTTGAAAACATTAACATTTGGCCCGCAGGAGAAAGTTAAATCTCCCACCCTAGAGGCGACCAAACAAGTTGAAGATATCCGTAAGCGCATGAAAGTTTACGAACAGGGTAAGGACAAAGCAGCCGAATTATTTAGGGCTATGCATTATCCTCTTTTTGAATATGTATCCAATCGCGTCCCGGAGATTACGGATGATTTCTTCCGTATAGATGATGCCATGCGCGCAGGTTTCGGTTGGGAAATCGGTCCATTTGAAGTGTGGGATGCATTAGGTGTACGCGAAACCATTGAAAAAATCAAAGCAGAAGAAAAACGCCTGCCTGGGCAACGTGGTGAAGTTGCCAAATGGGTCCACGACATGTTGGATGCAGGCTTCGATTCTTTCTATAAAGTAGAAAATGGGGTACGCTATTTCTATGATATTGCTTCTAAATCGTATAAACCTATTCCCGGTACTCAAGAGCTGATTGTATTGGATCATATCCGTGATAGCAAGACCATCTGGAAAAATTCGGGTGTATCCATCATAGATCTCGGTGATGGTATCATTAATTGCGAATTCCATACCAAGATGAATACTATCGGCGGCGATGTGATTCAAGGATTGAATAAAGCCATCGATTTGGCGGAAAAGGAATATCGCGGTCTGGTTATCTCCAATGATGGGAAGAATTTCTCAGCAGGAGCTAATATCGGAATGATCTTCATGATGGCTGTTGAGCAAGATTATGAAGAGCTTAATATGGCTGTTCGTGCTTTTCAAAATACCTCTATGCGTATTCGATATTCTTCTATCCCTGTCGTTGCAGCACCATTTCAACTGGCATTAGGTGGGGGCTGCGAATTCTCTATGCATGCAGATTTTGTACAATTACATGCCGAGACCTATATGGGCCTTGTCGAGTTTGGTGTTGGTGTGATTCCTGGTGGAGGTGGCTCGAAGGAATTTGCCCTGCGTGCATCCGATGAGTATAAGGATGATCAGATTGTGCAGAATACATTAAAAGATAGGTTTCTCACCATTGGACAAGCCAAAGTATCGACCTCAGCAGTAGAAGCGTATGAGCTTGGATACCTACAGCAAGGCAAGTACGCCATTACTATGAATCGTGCTCGACTACTGGCTGACGCCAAAGCCAAAGCGCTAGAACTTGCGGATGCGGGATACGTACAGCCGGCGCCTCGTCATGATATCAAAGTTTTAGGTAATGCTGGTTTAGGCATTGTGTATGTTGGTGCTAGTTCTATGCGCGCTGGTAATTATATATCCGATCATGATAAGAAGATATCTGAGAAATTAGGCTGGGTGATGTGTGGTGGAGATTTATCGGCGCCCACAGAGGTATCTGAGCAATATTTGTTAGACCTCGAACGTAAAGCCTTCTTAGAGCTCTGTGCCGAACGCAAGACATTGGAGCGCATACAGTTTATGCTAACGAAAGGAAAGCCCTTACGCAATTAG
- a CDS encoding acyl-CoA dehydrogenase family protein codes for MKQTIKGGEFVIRETPYTDIFIPEEFDEEARMIRQTCLDFLDTEVLNKLDRIDAQEEGLMPALMDKAGELGLLGVSIPEEYGGFGKNFNTSMLVADAVGSGYSFAVALSAHTGIGTLPILYYGNAAQKSKYIPKLASGEWKASYCLTEPNSGSDANSGRTSAKLNAEGTHYILNGQKMWITNGGFADIFIVFAKIDDDKNLTAFIVEKGFGGITMNPEEHKLGIKGSSTRQVFFNDCPVPVENMLSDRENGFKIAVNILNIGRIKLGAATIGSSRGVLTQAIRYANERIQFNLPISKFGAIRYKLAEAAIRLFAVESASYRAGQNIDDTYDALVAGGMDEAKAKLKSVEQFAIECAIIKVWGSEMLDYVVDEGVQVYGGMGYSADAPMERAYRDSRINRIFEGTNEVNRLLVVDMLLKRAMKGELDLMGPATTVANELMSIPDFGDEDETPFATEKKLLANLKKAGLLIAGAAVQKLMMSLSKEQEILMNIADIIGYVYVAESVLLRAEKIHHTQGIDAASYATDIAKVYLYSAIDKVNVAAKEALYSFGEGDELKMMLVGLRRFTKAEPFNVKEARQRIARKLIEENRYCF; via the coding sequence ATGAAACAAACAATCAAAGGTGGAGAATTTGTAATCAGAGAGACACCATATACCGATATTTTTATACCCGAAGAGTTCGACGAAGAGGCAAGGATGATTCGTCAAACCTGCTTAGACTTTCTGGACACCGAGGTGCTCAACAAGTTAGATCGTATCGATGCACAGGAGGAAGGACTTATGCCTGCGCTAATGGATAAAGCAGGAGAACTTGGGCTCTTGGGCGTCTCTATTCCTGAGGAATATGGTGGCTTTGGAAAAAATTTCAATACCTCTATGCTGGTCGCGGATGCTGTAGGTTCAGGATATTCATTTGCTGTAGCCCTTTCGGCGCATACCGGTATCGGTACGTTGCCGATTCTTTATTACGGCAATGCCGCGCAAAAGTCGAAATATATTCCTAAGTTGGCCTCTGGCGAGTGGAAAGCATCCTATTGCTTGACCGAGCCCAATTCTGGTTCAGATGCCAACTCTGGACGTACATCTGCCAAATTAAATGCTGAAGGTACCCACTACATATTGAATGGGCAGAAGATGTGGATTACCAATGGCGGATTTGCGGATATATTCATTGTCTTCGCTAAGATTGACGACGATAAGAATCTAACAGCATTCATTGTTGAAAAAGGTTTCGGCGGAATCACTATGAATCCTGAAGAGCACAAGTTAGGCATTAAAGGTTCCTCTACCCGCCAAGTATTCTTTAATGATTGCCCAGTCCCGGTAGAGAATATGCTTTCTGATCGAGAGAACGGATTTAAGATTGCTGTCAATATCCTTAATATTGGCCGCATTAAATTGGGTGCTGCAACAATCGGTTCTTCTCGTGGAGTCTTGACTCAAGCGATACGTTATGCCAATGAACGCATTCAATTCAATCTACCTATCTCCAAGTTTGGGGCTATACGATATAAACTGGCCGAGGCCGCTATTCGTTTATTTGCCGTCGAGTCTGCCTCTTATCGTGCAGGACAGAATATAGATGATACCTATGATGCATTAGTTGCTGGCGGTATGGACGAAGCCAAGGCTAAGCTCAAATCTGTGGAGCAATTTGCCATTGAATGTGCGATTATCAAAGTATGGGGGTCAGAGATGTTGGATTATGTAGTGGATGAAGGCGTTCAAGTGTATGGTGGTATGGGGTATTCTGCTGATGCACCTATGGAGCGAGCTTATCGTGATTCACGAATCAATAGAATATTTGAAGGTACAAATGAGGTCAATCGTCTTTTGGTCGTAGATATGCTGCTCAAACGAGCCATGAAAGGCGAGCTGGATTTAATGGGACCTGCCACTACAGTGGCTAATGAATTGATGTCCATCCCCGATTTCGGAGACGAAGACGAAACCCCATTTGCTACTGAGAAAAAATTATTGGCCAATTTGAAGAAAGCTGGATTACTGATTGCCGGTGCTGCAGTTCAGAAATTAATGATGTCCCTATCCAAAGAACAAGAAATCCTGATGAATATTGCCGATATTATCGGATACGTGTACGTGGCTGAATCCGTCCTCTTGCGGGCGGAAAAAATCCATCACACCCAAGGGATAGATGCAGCGTCATATGCTACAGATATAGCTAAGGTATATCTCTATTCTGCCATTGATAAGGTGAATGTTGCCGCGAAGGAAGCTTTGTACTCTTTCGGAGAAGGGGATGAGCTAAAGATGATGCTCGTAGGTCTTCGTCGATTTACAAAAGCCGAACCCTTTAACGTAAAAGAAGCTCGCCAACGGATTGCTAGAAAATTGATTGAAGAAAATAGATATTGTTTTTAA
- a CDS encoding RNA polymerase sigma factor — translation MDIEKEFIKLVTSNQTIIHRICCMYVDNKTDREDLFQEIVLQGWKSFKSFRGDSQFSTWLYRVGLNTAITHIKRDRRHTHAELNFSQESYCEIKYQEDEAILSMYQSITKLSKIEKALVALYLEDYSYKEIAQTMGMTPNHVAVKISRIKEKLKTLSKE, via the coding sequence ATGGACATTGAAAAAGAATTCATAAAATTAGTAACCTCCAATCAAACAATCATACATCGCATATGCTGCATGTATGTGGACAACAAGACCGATAGGGAGGATCTGTTTCAAGAGATAGTACTACAAGGATGGAAATCTTTCAAGAGTTTTCGAGGTGACTCGCAGTTCTCGACTTGGCTATACCGCGTTGGACTAAATACTGCGATTACCCATATCAAACGTGACCGCAGGCACACACATGCCGAGCTAAATTTCAGCCAAGAAAGTTACTGCGAAATCAAATATCAGGAGGATGAAGCTATCCTATCTATGTATCAATCAATTACGAAACTTTCAAAAATCGAAAAGGCTCTTGTGGCTCTCTACCTTGAGGACTATAGCTATAAAGAGATTGCACAAACGATGGGCATGACACCGAATCATGTAGCCGTGAAAATATCAAGAATAAAAGAAAAATTGAAAACATTAAGTAAAGAATAG
- a CDS encoding acetyl-CoA C-acyltransferase — protein sequence MEAYIVAGYRTAVGKAPRGGFRFMRADDLAADVIKHLVASVPSLNKEEIDDVIVGNAMPEAEQGLNVGRLISLMGLDTDKVPGVTVNRYCASGLETIATAVAKIKSGMADCIIAGGVEVMSGMPFGGWKIVPNPKVAKSNPDWYWGMGLTAEAVAREYNVSREDQDKFSLRSHQRAIEAIKNGHLQDGIVPIKVSENYIKEGKMATREYVVDTDEGPRAESSLEALAKLKPVFAADGCVTAGNSSQTSDGAAFVLVMSEQKMNELGLKPIARLVSYAVVGVPPRIMGIGPIYAIPKALQQAGLKKEDIDLIELNEAFASQSLAIVRELGLDEEKVNVNGGAISLGHPLGCTGAKLTVQILNELKRRNKRYGMVTMCVGTGQGAAGIFEMM from the coding sequence ATGGAAGCTTACATTGTAGCAGGATACCGTACAGCAGTTGGCAAGGCCCCAAGAGGAGGGTTTCGATTTATGCGTGCGGATGATCTGGCGGCAGATGTCATTAAGCATTTGGTCGCCTCTGTACCCTCTTTAAACAAAGAGGAGATCGACGATGTCATCGTTGGCAATGCCATGCCTGAGGCAGAGCAGGGACTAAATGTCGGACGTTTGATTTCCCTAATGGGCCTTGATACCGACAAGGTGCCAGGGGTGACTGTCAATCGTTATTGTGCATCAGGACTTGAAACTATTGCTACAGCAGTTGCTAAGATTAAATCCGGAATGGCAGATTGTATCATTGCAGGAGGAGTAGAGGTAATGTCAGGTATGCCTTTCGGAGGATGGAAGATTGTCCCTAATCCCAAAGTTGCCAAATCCAATCCCGATTGGTACTGGGGCATGGGGCTTACAGCTGAAGCGGTGGCTAGAGAATATAACGTGAGTCGTGAAGACCAGGACAAATTTTCTCTACGTTCTCATCAACGTGCCATTGAAGCAATCAAGAATGGTCATCTCCAAGATGGCATCGTACCCATTAAAGTTTCTGAAAACTATATTAAAGAGGGTAAGATGGCCACTCGTGAGTACGTCGTGGATACCGATGAGGGACCTCGAGCAGAGTCCTCTTTAGAAGCATTGGCCAAACTGAAGCCTGTCTTCGCGGCTGACGGTTGTGTGACGGCTGGTAACTCCTCTCAGACTTCAGATGGAGCAGCCTTTGTGCTGGTAATGTCTGAGCAAAAAATGAACGAATTGGGACTGAAACCCATTGCTCGCTTAGTGAGCTACGCTGTAGTGGGGGTACCTCCTCGAATTATGGGCATAGGTCCGATATACGCCATTCCAAAGGCACTCCAACAAGCTGGTCTGAAGAAAGAGGATATCGATCTTATAGAGTTGAATGAAGCATTTGCCTCCCAATCTTTGGCTATTGTTAGGGAGCTCGGCTTAGATGAGGAAAAAGTCAACGTCAATGGCGGTGCTATTTCCTTGGGACATCCCCTTGGTTGTACCGGTGCAAAGCTGACTGTTCAAATTCTGAACGAGCTAAAACGTCGTAATAAGAGATATGGTATGGTGACCATGTGTGTGGGAACTGGTCAGGGAGCCGCTGGAATATTTGAAATGATGTAG
- a CDS encoding MarR family winged helix-turn-helix transcriptional regulator, whose amino-acid sequence MSQDNTIDYFMKTGWQTVANKYNTIASRHGFTQAAGYILINIHKEGTPVSQIANLTGVKTTSLSRVLNNLEALGFIYREASSVDKRSVKVYLTELGQEKRRIAKDVVRNFNQYLEANLTGRERAQLIKTLAKVNELAKEYKGEL is encoded by the coding sequence ATGAGCCAAGATAATACAATTGATTACTTCATGAAAACAGGTTGGCAGACAGTTGCCAATAAATATAATACCATTGCTTCGCGACATGGTTTTACCCAGGCTGCTGGTTATATTTTGATTAATATCCATAAGGAGGGTACGCCTGTTTCTCAGATTGCCAACCTTACAGGGGTCAAAACAACCAGCCTATCTCGAGTGTTGAATAATCTAGAGGCCCTTGGTTTTATTTATCGGGAGGCTAGTAGTGTGGACAAGCGGTCCGTAAAAGTATATCTAACAGAATTGGGACAAGAGAAACGAAGAATAGCGAAAGATGTAGTTCGTAATTTCAATCAGTATCTAGAGGCCAATCTGACAGGCCGAGAGCGAGCACAATTGATCAAGACCCTAGCTAAGGTCAATGAATTAGCTAAAGAATACAAAGGAGAGCTGTAA